A window from Rhizosphaericola mali encodes these proteins:
- a CDS encoding IS4 family transposase produces the protein MDKVMNYVGQPIFAQVLSLIDDNLISSACQQHKADKYSKKLCFKDHLTTMLYCIFARCTNLREVEAGLELCNGKLNHLDLKKVPARSTLSDGNKKRTSEVFATLYQSIYQKYKHIISDSPLKPGIASKLYILDSSTISLFKAILKPAGRKRLDGRSKGGYKVHTLLKADNNMPSFVKSTAAAMHDQQFYECIKELPDGSIITFDKAYVNYQQFEKFNERGVSYVVPQKENAQYHSIRELELKDEEPNILKDELILVGYNDNIEQTSVKRTLQLRRVAYYSQKHKTAFIYWTNNIEMAASDIVAIYQNRWQIEKFFKKLKQNFPLNYFLGDNENAIQIQIWCALIGLVLLQVLYQENKATMAFSTLASIVSLHLMTYLSIAAIILCRNQKRVRKKPPKNNLKHKQTKTDPYLQTKLNF, from the coding sequence ATGGACAAAGTTATGAACTATGTCGGACAGCCGATTTTCGCACAGGTACTTTCTTTGATAGACGATAATCTAATATCGAGTGCATGCCAACAACACAAAGCCGACAAGTACAGTAAGAAACTTTGTTTCAAAGACCATCTAACCACCATGCTCTATTGTATATTTGCCCGTTGTACCAATCTGCGCGAAGTAGAGGCGGGGCTTGAGTTGTGTAATGGTAAACTCAATCATCTTGACCTAAAAAAAGTACCCGCCCGTAGCACCCTCAGCGACGGCAACAAGAAAAGGACCAGCGAGGTATTCGCAACACTCTACCAGAGCATTTACCAGAAATACAAGCACATTATCTCGGACAGCCCATTGAAGCCTGGCATTGCCAGCAAATTATACATCCTCGACAGCAGCACGATATCGCTGTTTAAAGCTATATTGAAACCCGCAGGACGTAAGCGATTAGATGGCAGAAGCAAGGGTGGCTACAAAGTCCATACATTACTGAAGGCGGACAACAACATGCCTAGCTTTGTCAAATCCACCGCTGCCGCCATGCACGACCAACAGTTTTACGAATGCATCAAAGAGCTGCCCGATGGCTCCATTATTACATTTGACAAAGCTTACGTCAATTACCAGCAGTTTGAAAAATTCAATGAAAGAGGTGTCAGCTACGTAGTGCCCCAAAAAGAAAACGCACAATATCATTCCATCAGGGAACTGGAGCTTAAAGACGAAGAACCGAACATCCTCAAAGATGAGCTTATCCTGGTTGGCTACAACGACAATATAGAACAAACCAGCGTCAAAAGAACGCTACAATTAAGACGGGTAGCCTATTACAGCCAAAAGCATAAAACGGCGTTTATTTACTGGACAAACAACATCGAAATGGCTGCTTCCGATATTGTGGCTATTTATCAAAACCGTTGGCAAATAGAAAAGTTCTTCAAAAAACTAAAACAAAACTTCCCATTGAACTACTTTTTAGGGGATAATGAAAATGCCATCCAGATACAGATCTGGTGTGCATTGATTGGACTGGTACTCTTGCAGGTGCTCTACCAAGAAAACAAAGCCACAATGGCTTTTTCCACACTAGCTTCAATCGTCAGCCTGCATTTAATGACCTATCTATCCATTGCTGCCATCATTCTCTGCCGAAATCAAAAACGCGTACGAAAAAAGCCTCCTAAAAATAACCTAAAACATAAACAAACCAAAACAGACCCCTATTTGCAAACTAAACTCAACTTCTGA
- a CDS encoding site-specific integrase, with amino-acid sequence MNLNQTFSIRFWQAKSRNVDGLSLIYARITINGDRIEISTNRKINAILWNAKLQKANGKSAEAQTLNNHLEAIKTSIHQHHSRLITIGKIVTPLLLKNEYLGISDDRKTLLDAFNFLLKQYQEKLKIGKTSITTYNKYYYTSIKIKRFLKQKNNNADIQFSDISHAFLSDFFHYLSIHEKLSNNTAMKYISRVKTIFILANNRGWTSTNLAGTFKCVYEDENPVRLEMNELNKLMDKEFSISRLEEARDCFVFMCFTGFAYADVKEINKDNLFTGVDGGLWLSKNRQKTKTYECVPLFPPAIKIINKYKSHPHCLINNVLLPIKSNQKFNGYLKEIADLCEINKDLSTHSARHTFATTVTLENDMPLESVSKMLGHRSLKTTQRYAKVTNKKISDNMHILKQKLFTEST; translated from the coding sequence ATGAACTTAAATCAAACCTTTTCCATTAGATTTTGGCAAGCAAAATCTAGAAATGTAGATGGGCTTTCATTAATTTATGCAAGAATCACTATCAACGGTGATCGCATTGAAATCTCAACAAATCGAAAAATTAATGCTATTCTTTGGAATGCCAAGCTTCAAAAGGCTAATGGAAAATCAGCAGAAGCACAAACTCTAAATAATCATTTAGAGGCAATAAAAACATCCATCCATCAACACCATAGCAGATTAATTACTATTGGAAAAATAGTCACGCCATTATTACTTAAGAATGAATATTTAGGTATTTCTGACGATAGAAAAACGCTATTAGACGCTTTTAATTTTCTACTTAAACAGTACCAGGAAAAGCTAAAAATTGGAAAAACTTCTATTACAACATATAATAAATATTATTACACATCCATAAAAATTAAAAGATTTTTAAAACAAAAAAACAATAATGCAGATATACAATTTTCTGATATTTCTCATGCATTCTTAAGCGACTTCTTTCATTATCTTTCTATTCATGAAAAACTATCCAATAATACAGCGATGAAATATATATCAAGAGTTAAGACAATATTTATATTGGCAAATAATAGAGGATGGACTAGTACTAATTTAGCTGGAACATTTAAATGTGTATACGAAGACGAAAATCCAGTTAGATTAGAAATGAATGAATTAAATAAATTAATGGATAAAGAATTTTCGATTTCCCGCTTAGAAGAAGCACGAGATTGCTTTGTATTTATGTGCTTCACGGGTTTTGCTTATGCAGATGTTAAAGAAATTAACAAGGATAATTTATTTACAGGTGTAGATGGTGGTCTTTGGCTTTCAAAAAATAGACAGAAAACTAAAACTTATGAATGTGTACCACTCTTCCCTCCTGCAATCAAAATAATTAATAAATATAAAAGCCATCCACATTGCTTAATTAACAATGTATTATTACCAATAAAAAGTAATCAAAAATTTAATGGATATCTTAAGGAAATTGCAGACCTCTGTGAAATTAACAAAGACTTGTCTACACATTCTGCTAGGCATACATTTGCAACAACTGTAACTCTTGAAAATGATATGCCTTTAGAATCAGTAAGTAAAATGCTTGGTCATAGATCATTAAAAACAACCCAACGTTACGCTAAAGTGACAAATAAAAAAATTAGTGATAATATGCATATTTTAAAACAAAAACTATTTACAGAATCTACATAA
- a CDS encoding helix-turn-helix domain-containing protein — translation MNNVNHSKKEFDINENTLVMMEAIRRILYDFQQKLLIEIRIALKEKKHPIEKEWIKSNEIKKMLGISHGTLQTLRNNGSIPFSKIGGVIFYSKEELNKILKQKEFQISK, via the coding sequence ATGAATAATGTAAATCATTCCAAGAAAGAATTCGATATTAATGAAAATACATTAGTAATGATGGAAGCAATAAGAAGAATACTATACGATTTTCAACAAAAGTTACTAATTGAAATTAGAATAGCGCTAAAAGAAAAAAAACATCCAATTGAAAAAGAGTGGATTAAAAGTAATGAGATAAAAAAAATGTTGGGTATTAGTCATGGAACGCTTCAAACATTAAGAAATAATGGTTCTATTCCATTTAGTAAAATAGGTGGAGTTATTTTTTATTCTAAAGAAGAATTGAATAAAATTTTAAAACAAAAAGAATTTCAAATTTCTAAATAA